A section of the Pseudanabaena mucicola str. Chao 1806 genome encodes:
- the psb29 gene encoding photosystem II biogenesis protein Psp29: MNTVRTVSDTKKDFYLAFPKPVNQVYRRVVDELLVEVHLLKVNQTFVYDSIFALGFVTTFDRFTVGYKPETDRFSIFHALCSALQFDSDLVRQDATTLSDLATRSPNEVKNLLTKLESSVYLEPLAGQIHTIASKENFKYSRLLGVGLYALLEISDPETISDNTKREEVLKLVSENLKLGSDRLLKDIDLYRSNLDKIEQARQMIADMVEAERKKRVPKEAATSTASNDTSADQ; the protein is encoded by the coding sequence GTGAATACCGTCCGTACTGTTTCTGATACCAAAAAAGATTTTTATTTAGCTTTCCCCAAGCCAGTTAATCAAGTCTATCGACGGGTTGTAGATGAGCTTTTGGTGGAAGTGCATCTGCTCAAAGTCAATCAAACATTTGTTTATGACTCAATCTTTGCCCTCGGCTTTGTGACCACATTTGATCGCTTTACTGTTGGTTACAAGCCTGAAACTGATCGCTTTTCCATATTTCATGCCCTATGTTCTGCGCTTCAGTTTGACTCCGATCTCGTCCGCCAAGACGCAACGACTTTGAGCGATCTTGCTACGCGATCGCCTAATGAAGTCAAGAATTTATTGACTAAGCTCGAATCGAGTGTCTATCTTGAACCGCTAGCAGGACAAATACATACTATTGCCAGCAAAGAAAATTTCAAATATAGCCGTTTACTCGGTGTTGGACTATACGCTTTATTAGAAATCAGTGATCCTGAGACGATCTCCGACAATACCAAGCGGGAAGAAGTGCTGAAATTAGTTAGTGAAAATTTAAAGCTTGGAAGTGATCGCTTACTCAAGGATATTGATTTGTATCGCTCTAACCTCGATAAAATTGAGCAAGCCAGACAAATGATCGCTGACATGGTAGAAGCTGAGCGAAAAAAACGAGTCCCCAAAGAAGCTGCTACCTCTACAGCATCTAATGATACTTCCGCGGATCAATAA